One Streptomyces sp. P9-A2 DNA window includes the following coding sequences:
- a CDS encoding type B 50S ribosomal protein L31, translating to MQQDKHPDYRPVVFRDRAAGYAFLTRSTATSEQTIEWDDGETYPVVEVEISSESHPFYTGTARTVDTEGRVARFQRRYGGESSGGESSG from the coding sequence ATGCAGCAGGACAAGCACCCCGACTACCGTCCCGTCGTCTTCCGCGACCGGGCCGCCGGATACGCCTTCCTGACCCGGTCCACCGCGACCAGTGAACAGACGATCGAGTGGGACGACGGCGAGACCTATCCGGTCGTGGAGGTGGAGATCTCCTCGGAGAGCCATCCCTTCTACACGGGCACCGCACGGACCGTGGACACGGAAGGACGCGTCGCCCGCTTCCAGCGCCGCTACGGCGGTGAAAGCTCCGGCGGTGAAAGCTCCGGCTGA
- a CDS encoding metal-dependent hydrolase yields the protein MMGPAHSLSGAAAWLGTGAAMTAAGKPMPWPVLLVGALICAGAALAPDLDHKAATISRSFGPVSKRLCEIVDKLSYAVYKATRKPGDPRRSGGHRTLTHTWLWAVLIGGGASALAITGGRWAVLAILFVHMVLAIEGLLWRATRGASSDVLVWLLAATSSWILADILDQPGHGAAWLFTAPGQEYLWLGLPIVLGALVHDIGDALTVSGCPVLWPIPVGRKRWYPIGPPKAMRFRAGSWVELKVLMPAFMVLGGVGCAVALNVF from the coding sequence ATGATGGGACCAGCACACTCACTGTCGGGTGCCGCGGCATGGCTCGGTACGGGTGCGGCGATGACCGCCGCCGGAAAACCGATGCCCTGGCCGGTGCTTCTGGTCGGCGCTCTGATCTGTGCCGGCGCCGCCCTCGCCCCGGACCTGGACCACAAGGCGGCGACGATATCGCGGTCCTTCGGCCCCGTGTCCAAGCGACTGTGCGAGATCGTCGACAAGCTGTCGTACGCCGTCTACAAGGCCACCAGGAAACCGGGCGACCCGCGCCGTTCCGGTGGTCACCGCACGCTCACCCACACCTGGCTGTGGGCGGTCCTGATCGGCGGGGGCGCTTCCGCTCTGGCGATCACGGGCGGCCGGTGGGCGGTACTGGCCATCCTCTTCGTCCACATGGTGCTGGCCATCGAGGGTCTGCTGTGGCGGGCCACCCGGGGTGCCAGCAGCGACGTCCTGGTGTGGCTGCTCGCCGCGACCAGCTCGTGGATCCTCGCGGACATCCTGGACCAGCCGGGCCACGGTGCCGCCTGGCTGTTCACGGCACCGGGCCAGGAGTACCTGTGGCTGGGGCTGCCGATCGTCCTGGGCGCGCTGGTGCACGACATCGGGGACGCCCTGACGGTCTCGGGCTGCCCGGTCCTGTGGCCCATACCGGTGGGACGCAAGCGCTGGTACCCCATAGGCCCGCCCAAGGCGATGCGGTTCCGGGCGGGCAGCTGGGTGGAGCTCAAGGTGCTGATGCCCGCGTTCATGGTGCTCGGCGGAGTGGGCTGTGCGGTGGCGCTCAACGTGTTCTGA
- a CDS encoding DUF5709 domain-containing protein, giving the protein MNRAGGWGDDVYQPDGSEVQDDAGLLDAEDTLENDGVDDPLDRGWSPPERPWAVEHRGVTASERRAGETLDQRLAEELPDLAAAGGDDLGDSEGTDGELLDNEVGAVRSGRLVAPDEGAHEDEESALVATDIGIDGAAASAEEAAMHVVDEDTLPG; this is encoded by the coding sequence GTGAACAGAGCCGGCGGTTGGGGAGACGACGTCTACCAGCCCGATGGATCCGAGGTCCAGGACGACGCCGGACTGCTCGACGCCGAGGACACCCTCGAGAACGACGGCGTCGACGATCCCCTCGACCGGGGCTGGTCCCCTCCCGAGCGGCCGTGGGCCGTGGAGCACCGCGGTGTGACGGCGTCGGAGCGCAGGGCGGGCGAGACGCTGGACCAGCGGCTCGCCGAGGAGCTGCCCGATCTCGCCGCCGCCGGCGGTGACGACCTCGGTGACAGCGAGGGCACCGACGGCGAGCTCCTGGACAACGAGGTCGGTGCCGTGCGCTCCGGCCGGCTCGTGGCCCCCGACGAAGGGGCGCACGAGGACGAGGAGAGCGCCCTGGTCGCCACGGACATCGGCATCGACGGGGCCGCGGCCTCGGCCGAGGAGGCCGCCATGCATGTCGTCGACGAAGACACCCTGCCCGGCTGA
- a CDS encoding ABC transporter ATP-binding protein, with translation MIGVAPPAYDPAAPTTAGTLPVGAPATVRAYVGELLRRHRRAFVLLITVNTVAVISSMVGPYLLGGLVERVSDRTRELHLGLTAALFVVALVLQAVFVQQVRLRGAMLGERMLADLREDFLVRSVGLPPGVLERAGTGDLLSRITTDIDRLGNAMREAVPQLAIGVVWVVLLLGGLVVTAPELAPAVLLAVPLLVAGCRWYFRRAPAAYRSEAAGYAAVAAALAETVDAGRTIEAHRLSERRVALSDQRVKEWTAWERYTLWLRSVLLPVVSITHVTVLGSVLMIGGVFVLQGWIGVGQLTTGALLAQMLVDPVGLILRWYDELQVAQVSLARLVGVRDIEPDAGDAALTPDGRHVRAERVHFGYHEGVDVLRKVSLEVAPGTRLALVGPSGAGKSTLGRLLAGIYAPRNGTVTLGSAELSRMTAERVRTQVALVNQEHHVFVGSLRDNLRLARTDAEDAELWAALGAVDADGWARSFDDGLDSEVGSGGLALTPAQAQQIALARLVLADPHTLVLDEATSLLDPRAARHLERSLARVLDGRTVVAIAHRLHTAHDADVIAVVEDGRISELGSHDELVAAGGAYAALWRSWHG, from the coding sequence ATGATCGGCGTGGCGCCACCGGCCTACGACCCGGCGGCCCCGACCACGGCCGGCACCCTCCCCGTGGGCGCGCCCGCCACCGTCCGCGCCTATGTGGGCGAGCTGCTCCGCAGGCACCGCAGGGCCTTCGTGCTCCTGATCACGGTGAACACCGTCGCGGTGATCTCCTCGATGGTCGGCCCCTACCTGCTGGGCGGCCTGGTGGAACGGGTCTCGGACCGCACGCGGGAGCTCCACCTGGGGCTCACCGCCGCCCTGTTCGTGGTGGCACTGGTCCTCCAGGCGGTGTTCGTACAGCAGGTGCGGCTGCGCGGGGCGATGCTCGGCGAGCGGATGCTGGCCGATCTGCGCGAGGACTTCCTGGTGCGGTCGGTCGGGCTGCCGCCCGGTGTGCTGGAGCGGGCCGGGACGGGTGATCTGCTGTCCCGGATCACGACCGACATCGACCGGCTCGGCAACGCGATGCGCGAGGCCGTGCCCCAGCTCGCCATCGGTGTGGTGTGGGTGGTGCTGCTGCTGGGCGGCCTGGTCGTCACCGCACCCGAACTGGCGCCGGCCGTACTGCTCGCCGTTCCGCTGCTCGTGGCCGGCTGCCGCTGGTACTTCCGGCGGGCGCCGGCCGCGTACCGCTCCGAGGCCGCCGGGTACGCCGCCGTGGCCGCGGCACTCGCCGAGACCGTGGACGCGGGACGGACCATCGAGGCGCACCGCCTCAGCGAACGCCGGGTGGCGTTGTCGGACCAACGGGTCAAGGAGTGGACCGCCTGGGAGCGCTACACACTGTGGCTGCGGTCGGTGCTCCTCCCCGTCGTCAGCATCACCCATGTGACCGTGCTCGGCTCCGTGCTGATGATCGGTGGCGTCTTCGTCCTGCAGGGCTGGATCGGCGTCGGCCAGCTGACGACCGGTGCGCTGCTGGCGCAGATGCTCGTCGACCCGGTGGGGCTGATCCTGCGCTGGTACGACGAGTTGCAGGTGGCCCAGGTGTCACTGGCCCGGCTGGTCGGCGTCCGGGACATCGAGCCCGACGCCGGTGACGCCGCGCTGACCCCCGACGGGCGCCATGTGCGCGCCGAGCGGGTGCACTTCGGCTACCACGAGGGCGTCGACGTGCTGCGCAAGGTGTCGCTGGAGGTCGCGCCCGGCACCAGGCTGGCGCTGGTCGGCCCCTCCGGCGCGGGCAAGTCCACCCTGGGTCGGCTGCTCGCCGGGATCTACGCGCCCAGGAACGGCACGGTGACCCTGGGCAGCGCCGAACTCTCCCGGATGACCGCGGAACGCGTCCGTACCCAGGTGGCCCTGGTCAACCAGGAGCACCACGTCTTCGTGGGGTCCCTGCGCGACAACCTGCGGCTCGCCCGGACGGATGCCGAGGACGCCGAGCTGTGGGCGGCCCTCGGCGCGGTCGACGCGGACGGCTGGGCGCGTTCGTTCGACGACGGCCTCGACAGCGAGGTCGGCTCGGGCGGGCTGGCGCTCACCCCTGCCCAGGCTCAGCAGATCGCGCTGGCACGGCTGGTACTGGCCGACCCGCACACTCTGGTGCTGGACGAGGCGACCTCGCTGCTCGATCCCCGCGCGGCCCGGCACCTGGAACGCTCGCTGGCCCGTGTCCTCGACGGCCGTACCGTTGTCGCCATCGCCCACCGCCTGCACACCGCCCACGACGCGGACGTCATCGCCGTCGTCGAGGACGGCCGCATCAGCGAGCTGGGCAGCCATGACGAGCTGGTCGCCGCGGGCGGTGCGTACGCGGCACTGTGGCGCTCCTGGCACGGGTGA
- a CDS encoding acyl-CoA thioesterase, whose protein sequence is MTNPTESLVALLDLEQIEVDIFRGRSPQESLQRVFGGQVAGQALVAAGRTTQGDRPVHSLHAYFLRPGRPGVPIVYQVERVRDGRSFTTRRVTAVQQGRTIFTLTASFHKPEQGSFEHQLPPAREVPDPESLPTVTEEIRGHLGELPEQLERMARRQPFDIRYADRLRWDPDDVKDAEPRSAVWMRAVGPLGDDPLVHTCALTYASDMTLLDAVRLPVEPLWGPRGFDMASLDHAMWFHRPFRADEWFLYDQESPIAVGGRGLARGRIYDREGRMLVSVVQEGLFRAL, encoded by the coding sequence ATGACGAACCCGACCGAGAGCCTCGTCGCCCTGCTCGACCTGGAGCAGATCGAGGTCGACATCTTCCGTGGCCGCAGTCCGCAGGAGTCGCTGCAGCGGGTCTTCGGCGGCCAGGTGGCCGGCCAGGCGCTGGTCGCCGCGGGCCGCACCACGCAGGGCGACCGACCCGTGCACTCGCTGCACGCGTACTTCCTGCGCCCGGGGCGGCCCGGGGTGCCGATCGTGTACCAGGTCGAACGGGTACGGGACGGGCGGTCGTTCACGACCCGCCGGGTCACCGCCGTGCAGCAGGGCCGCACGATCTTCACTCTCACCGCCTCCTTCCACAAACCCGAACAGGGGAGTTTCGAGCACCAGCTGCCGCCGGCCCGCGAGGTCCCGGACCCGGAGTCCCTGCCGACCGTCACCGAGGAGATCCGCGGGCATCTGGGCGAACTGCCGGAGCAGCTGGAGCGAATGGCCCGCCGTCAGCCCTTCGACATCCGCTACGCGGACCGGCTGCGCTGGGACCCGGACGACGTCAAGGACGCCGAACCGCGCAGCGCCGTGTGGATGCGCGCGGTGGGGCCGCTCGGCGACGATCCGCTGGTGCACACCTGTGCCCTGACCTATGCCAGCGACATGACCCTGCTGGACGCCGTTCGGCTCCCGGTGGAACCCCTGTGGGGTCCGCGCGGCTTCGACATGGCGTCGCTGGATCACGCGATGTGGTTCCACCGCCCGTTCCGCGCGGACGAGTGGTTCCTGTACGACCAGGAGTCGCCGATCGCCGTGGGCGGGCGTGGTCTGGCCCGGGGGCGGATCTACGACCGTGAGGGGCGGATGCTGGTGTCCGTCGTTCAGGAGGGGCTGTTCCGGGCGCTGTAG
- a CDS encoding ABC transporter ATP-binding protein, translating to MQIQDLPYPDPGVPDARSGPRFLRWLFLNQLPGQLKSLAWGLLHFASVASFPFCVGIGVQAAVDRSGSRLALAGGLMALACVGNAVGDTFLHRAAITNWITAAARVQQLLARRTATLGSALTRRVAAGEVVAVSTGDVEKIGWFVEALSRFTAAVVTIVLVCVGLLVYQPGLGVVVVVGLPLLALAVLPLLPHATRRADIQREKAGRATELASDTVAGLRVLRGIGGEELFLDRYRRASQEVRHAAVRSARMWSLIAAIQVLLPGILLITVVCYGVHLARQGRITVGELVTVYSSVMLLAYPLRHFEEIAMAYSFSRPSAKRAARVLALERVVDTAGTPGSEQHGRPSGDLYDPVTGLLAPAGRLTAVVCGDPDAAGLLAERLGGHAAHTTHTTRNGSVLLGGVPLDDLPLDSARGSVLVQDKDPVLLSGTLRELLDVPASGAVGAREALDAAQCADVLAALVQGALDAADPMDARLTERGRSLSGGQRQRLSLARSLVTDPEVLVLDEPTSAVDSHTEARIAEGVRELRAGRTTVVFTSSPLLLDRADQVVLLHDETVVAVGGHRELVRTEPRYRAVVTRETEAEAKTGAETGSGLGTDDLTDLDKLVEIEETA from the coding sequence ATGCAGATACAAGACCTTCCGTATCCCGACCCGGGCGTGCCCGACGCCCGCTCGGGCCCTCGATTCCTGCGGTGGCTCTTCCTGAATCAGCTCCCGGGCCAGCTCAAATCCCTCGCCTGGGGACTGCTGCACTTCGCCTCCGTCGCCTCGTTCCCGTTCTGTGTGGGCATAGGCGTCCAGGCCGCCGTCGACCGTTCCGGCTCCCGGCTCGCCCTGGCCGGCGGGCTCATGGCGCTGGCCTGCGTGGGCAACGCGGTCGGCGACACCTTCCTGCACCGGGCCGCCATCACCAACTGGATCACCGCGGCCGCCCGCGTCCAGCAGCTGCTGGCCCGCAGGACCGCGACGCTGGGCTCCGCGCTGACCCGCCGGGTCGCGGCCGGCGAGGTCGTGGCCGTCTCCACCGGCGACGTCGAGAAGATCGGCTGGTTCGTCGAGGCGCTGTCCCGGTTCACCGCGGCCGTGGTCACCATCGTGCTGGTCTGCGTCGGCCTGCTCGTCTACCAGCCCGGGCTCGGTGTGGTCGTCGTCGTGGGCCTGCCCCTGCTGGCGCTCGCGGTCCTGCCGCTGCTGCCGCACGCCACCCGGCGGGCCGACATCCAGCGGGAGAAGGCCGGACGCGCCACGGAGCTCGCCTCGGACACCGTCGCCGGACTGCGTGTACTGCGCGGCATCGGTGGCGAGGAGCTGTTCCTCGACCGCTACCGTCGCGCGTCCCAGGAAGTCCGCCACGCCGCCGTACGCAGTGCCCGGATGTGGTCCCTGATCGCCGCGATCCAGGTGCTGCTGCCGGGAATCCTGCTGATCACGGTGGTCTGCTACGGCGTTCATCTGGCCCGTCAGGGGCGGATCACCGTGGGCGAACTGGTCACCGTCTACAGCTCGGTGATGCTGCTCGCGTATCCTCTGCGCCACTTCGAGGAGATCGCGATGGCCTACTCCTTCTCCCGGCCGTCGGCCAAGCGCGCGGCGCGTGTGCTGGCGTTGGAGCGGGTCGTGGACACCGCCGGGACGCCCGGTTCCGAACAGCACGGGAGGCCCTCCGGAGACCTGTACGACCCGGTGACCGGTCTGCTCGCCCCGGCGGGCCGGCTCACCGCCGTGGTGTGCGGGGATCCGGACGCGGCGGGCCTCCTGGCCGAACGGCTCGGCGGGCACGCGGCGCACACCACGCACACCACGCGGAATGGTTCGGTGCTGCTCGGCGGCGTGCCGCTCGACGATCTGCCACTGGACTCCGCCCGCGGCTCCGTCCTCGTCCAGGACAAGGATCCGGTACTGCTCTCCGGCACGCTGCGCGAACTGCTCGACGTACCCGCGTCCGGGGCTGTCGGAGCGCGCGAGGCGCTGGACGCCGCGCAGTGCGCAGACGTACTGGCGGCGCTGGTGCAGGGTGCACTCGACGCCGCGGACCCGATGGACGCACGGCTCACCGAGCGCGGACGGTCCCTTTCCGGCGGCCAGCGACAGCGGCTCTCGCTGGCCCGGTCGCTGGTCACCGACCCGGAGGTCCTCGTCCTGGACGAACCCACCTCCGCCGTCGACTCGCACACCGAGGCCCGCATCGCCGAGGGCGTGCGGGAACTGCGGGCGGGACGGACCACCGTCGTGTTCACCTCGTCGCCGCTGCTGCTGGACCGGGCGGACCAGGTGGTCCTCCTGCACGACGAGACGGTCGTGGCGGTCGGCGGCCACCGCGAGCTGGTGCGTACCGAGCCCCGGTACCGGGCCGTGGTGACCCGCGAGACGGAGGCCGAGGCGAAGACCGGGGCCGAAACCGGATCAGGGCTCGGGACGGACGATCTGACCGACCTGGACAAGCTCGTGGAAATCGAGGAGACAGCATGA
- a CDS encoding roadblock/LC7 domain-containing protein yields MTQKRGLDWLLDDLTQRVEEVRHALVLSNDGLVTGTSTGLRREDAEYLAAVSSGLHSLAKGSGQHFGAGGMRQTMIEFDEAVLFVTAAGAGSCLCVLSGAEADIGRIAYEMTLLVNRVGEHLDVDARRPEPDDPTSD; encoded by the coding sequence ATGACGCAAAAACGGGGACTCGACTGGCTGCTGGACGACCTGACCCAGAGAGTCGAGGAAGTACGGCACGCGCTGGTCCTGTCCAACGACGGGCTGGTGACCGGGACGAGTACAGGGCTTCGACGTGAGGACGCGGAGTACTTAGCCGCGGTCTCGTCCGGACTGCACAGCCTCGCCAAGGGCTCCGGACAGCACTTCGGCGCGGGCGGGATGCGCCAGACGATGATCGAGTTCGACGAAGCGGTGCTCTTCGTCACCGCGGCCGGTGCCGGTAGCTGCCTGTGCGTGCTCAGCGGAGCCGAGGCCGACATCGGCCGGATCGCGTACGAGATGACGCTGCTGGTCAACCGGGTCGGCGAACATCTGGACGTGGACGCCCGCCGACCGGAACCCGACGACCCCACAAGCGACTGA
- a CDS encoding DUF6397 family protein codes for MSGNTTTHEAATVDSWITAGRAARELGLKPDEFDLAVDLGRIRATPDERGAGRRVDRAELERLRARPGHPEALRESVRTVGTTEGALLMGVTKDRFTRLARLGMLAPTRFYLNRYRAVVWLYLAEELRQFAADERNTSLLRGRTSDNLRGQLDTGLDLRARNWRTRRLATLLRRATDPWSRAGAVASLLDPLYIHEVVKDPYERSHLSRFCPERPSRSAPGSPGAVLTETLVTAQDPDEIAWLRTELAGLLAEAREHRPAPRPGFASHRPAPAGQAPREPERSCGAFRVLLARWRGRNRRPATGWPAARRPGGSAR; via the coding sequence ATGTCCGGAAACACCACCACACACGAAGCCGCGACCGTCGATTCCTGGATCACGGCAGGCCGCGCGGCACGCGAACTCGGCCTCAAGCCAGATGAGTTCGACCTCGCCGTGGACCTCGGACGGATCCGCGCCACCCCCGACGAGCGGGGAGCCGGCCGCCGCGTGGACCGCGCCGAACTCGAACGGCTCCGCGCCCGGCCAGGTCACCCGGAGGCCCTGCGTGAGAGCGTCAGGACCGTGGGCACCACGGAGGGTGCGCTGCTCATGGGGGTGACGAAGGACCGGTTCACGCGACTGGCCCGGCTGGGGATGCTGGCCCCCACGAGGTTCTACCTCAACCGCTACCGTGCCGTGGTCTGGCTCTATCTCGCAGAGGAACTGCGGCAGTTCGCGGCCGACGAGAGGAACACCTCACTGTTGAGGGGCCGTACGTCCGACAACCTCAGGGGGCAGCTCGACACCGGTCTCGACCTACGGGCCCGTAACTGGCGCACCCGCCGTCTGGCAACCCTGCTCCGCCGGGCCACCGACCCGTGGTCGCGCGCCGGAGCGGTCGCGTCCCTGCTCGACCCGCTGTACATCCACGAGGTCGTCAAGGACCCCTATGAGCGTTCCCACCTCAGCCGGTTCTGCCCCGAGCGGCCCTCCCGCAGTGCTCCGGGCTCACCCGGCGCCGTCCTCACGGAGACCCTCGTGACCGCCCAGGACCCCGACGAGATCGCCTGGCTCCGGACGGAGCTCGCAGGGCTGCTGGCCGAGGCCCGCGAACACCGGCCGGCACCTCGCCCGGGGTTCGCCTCCCACCGTCCCGCACCGGCCGGGCAGGCCCCCCGGGAACCGGAGCGCTCGTGCGGGGCGTTCCGCGTGCTGCTCGCCCGGTGGCGCGGAAGGAACCGACGACCGGCCACCGGGTGGCCGGCTGCCCGCCGGCCCGGAGGGTCTGCCCGGTGA
- a CDS encoding DEAD/DEAH box helicase yields MTLIDQLPPTADPDALYEAFESWAGERGLTLYPHQEEALIEVVSGANVIVSTPTGSGKSMIAAAAHFAALARDEVTFYTAPIKALVSEKFFELCKIFGTENVGMLTGDASVNADAPVICCTAEVLASIALRDGRNADVGQVVMDEFHFYAEQDRGWAWQIPLLELEQAQFVLMSATLGDVSFFEKDLARRTGRPTSVVRSATRPVPLSYEYRYTPLTETLTDLLAARQAPVYIVHFTQAQAVERAQALMSINMCTREEKDRIADLIGSFRFTTKFGRNLSRYVRHGIGVHHAGMLPKYRRLVEKLAQAGLLKVICGTDTLGVGVNVPIRTVLFTALTKYDGTRVRTLRAREFHQIAGRAGRAGFDTEGFVVAQAPEHVVENEKALAKAGDDPKKRRKVVRKKAPEGFIAWSEQTFEKLIGSDPEPLTSRFRVTHTMLLSVIARPGNAFAAMRHLLEDNHEPRKQQLRHIRRAIAIYRSLLDGGIVEKLDTPDAEGRTVRLTVDLQQDFALNQPLSTFALAAFELLDPESPSYALDMVSVVESTLDDPRQILAAQQNKARGEAVALMKADGVEYEERMERLQDITYPKPLEELLFHAYDTYRKSHPWVGDHPLSPKSVVRDMYERAMSFTELVSHYELARTEGIVLRYLASAFKALDHTVPDDLKSEDLQDLIAWLGEMVRQVDSSLLDEWEQLANPAEMTAEEAQEKADQVKPVTANARAFRVLVRNAMFRRVELAALDQVNALGELDAEAGWDAGAWGEAMDKYWDEYEELGTGPDARGPKLLLIEEEPDNGLWRVRQIFDDPNGDHDWGISAQVDLTASDAEGRAVVRVTEVGQL; encoded by the coding sequence GTGACCCTCATCGATCAGCTGCCGCCGACCGCCGACCCCGACGCCCTCTACGAAGCCTTCGAGTCGTGGGCGGGGGAACGTGGCCTCACGCTCTATCCCCACCAGGAGGAGGCGCTGATCGAGGTGGTCTCCGGGGCGAACGTGATCGTCTCGACCCCGACCGGCTCGGGCAAGAGCATGATCGCGGCCGCCGCCCATTTCGCCGCGCTGGCCCGGGACGAGGTCACCTTCTACACGGCGCCGATCAAGGCACTGGTGTCGGAGAAGTTCTTCGAACTGTGCAAGATCTTCGGCACGGAGAACGTCGGCATGCTGACCGGCGACGCGTCCGTGAACGCCGACGCCCCGGTCATCTGCTGCACCGCCGAGGTGCTGGCGTCCATCGCGCTGCGCGACGGCAGGAACGCCGATGTCGGCCAGGTCGTCATGGACGAGTTCCACTTCTACGCGGAGCAGGACCGCGGCTGGGCGTGGCAGATTCCGCTGCTGGAACTGGAGCAGGCGCAGTTCGTGCTGATGTCGGCGACGCTCGGCGACGTCTCCTTCTTCGAGAAGGACCTCGCCCGCCGTACCGGCCGCCCCACGTCGGTGGTCCGCTCGGCGACCCGGCCGGTCCCGCTGTCCTACGAGTACCGCTACACACCGCTCACCGAGACGCTCACGGACCTGCTGGCGGCCCGGCAGGCTCCGGTCTACATCGTGCACTTCACGCAGGCCCAGGCGGTGGAGCGGGCGCAGGCACTGATGAGCATCAACATGTGCACACGCGAGGAGAAGGACAGGATCGCCGACCTGATCGGCAGCTTCCGCTTCACCACCAAGTTCGGCCGTAACCTCTCCCGTTACGTCCGGCACGGCATCGGTGTGCACCACGCAGGCATGCTGCCCAAGTACCGTCGGCTGGTGGAGAAGCTCGCGCAGGCCGGTCTGCTGAAGGTCATCTGCGGTACGGACACGCTGGGTGTCGGGGTCAACGTCCCGATCCGCACGGTGCTGTTCACCGCCCTCACCAAGTACGACGGGACCCGGGTGCGCACGCTGCGGGCCCGTGAGTTCCACCAGATCGCGGGCCGGGCCGGCCGGGCCGGCTTCGACACCGAGGGGTTCGTCGTCGCGCAGGCCCCCGAGCACGTCGTCGAGAACGAGAAGGCGCTGGCGAAGGCGGGCGACGACCCGAAGAAACGCCGCAAGGTGGTCCGCAAGAAGGCGCCGGAGGGGTTCATCGCCTGGTCGGAGCAGACCTTCGAGAAGCTCATCGGTTCGGATCCCGAGCCGCTGACCTCCCGCTTCCGGGTGACGCACACGATGCTGCTGTCGGTGATCGCCCGGCCCGGGAACGCCTTCGCGGCGATGCGTCACCTCCTCGAGGACAACCACGAGCCGCGCAAGCAGCAACTGCGGCACATCCGGCGGGCCATCGCGATCTACCGGTCCCTGCTGGACGGCGGCATCGTCGAGAAACTGGACACACCGGACGCCGAAGGGCGGACCGTGCGGCTCACCGTGGACCTGCAGCAGGACTTCGCTCTGAACCAGCCGCTGTCCACCTTCGCGCTGGCCGCGTTCGAGCTGCTGGACCCCGAGTCGCCGTCCTACGCGCTCGACATGGTGTCCGTGGTGGAGTCCACGCTGGACGACCCGCGCCAGATCCTCGCCGCACAGCAGAACAAGGCGCGCGGCGAGGCGGTCGCCCTCATGAAGGCGGACGGCGTCGAGTACGAGGAGCGCATGGAGCGCCTCCAGGACATCACGTACCCGAAGCCGCTGGAGGAACTGCTCTTCCACGCCTACGACACCTACCGCAAGAGCCACCCGTGGGTCGGTGACCACCCGTTGTCGCCGAAGTCCGTGGTGCGGGACATGTACGAACGGGCCATGTCCTTCACGGAGTTGGTGTCCCACTACGAGCTGGCCCGGACCGAGGGCATCGTGCTGCGGTACCTGGCCAGCGCCTTCAAGGCCCTGGACCACACCGTCCCGGACGATCTGAAGTCCGAGGATCTCCAGGATCTGATCGCCTGGCTGGGCGAGATGGTGCGTCAGGTCGACTCGAGTCTGCTGGACGAGTGGGAGCAGCTGGCCAACCCCGCGGAGATGACCGCCGAGGAGGCCCAGGAGAAGGCCGACCAGGTCAAGCCCGTCACCGCCAACGCACGTGCCTTCCGCGTCCTGGTCCGCAACGCCATGTTCCGCCGTGTCGAACTGGCCGCCCTGGACCAGGTGAACGCGCTGGGCGAGCTGGACGCCGAGGCCGGCTGGGACGCCGGCGCCTGGGGCGAGGCGATGGACAAGTACTGGGACGAGTACGAGGAACTCGGCACCGGTCCCGACGCCCGCGGTCCCAAGCTGCTGCTGATCGAAGAGGAGCCGGACAACGGACTGTGGCGGGTCCGGCAGATCTTCGACGACCCGAACGGCGACCACGACTGGGGTATCAGCGCCCAGGTCGACCTCACCGCCTCCGACGCGGAGGGCCGTGCGGTCGTCCGGGTCACCGAGGTCGGACAGCTGTGA
- a CDS encoding MarR family winged helix-turn-helix transcriptional regulator has translation MTTPDPDGLLAEQLLRLTRRVHRIQKRHLVRRELGITPAQSRLLRTLAHYASPPRMADLAERLEVVPRAVTTLVDGLETSGKVRRVPDPANRRVIRIELTDDGHAALRELHAARRAAAEEILAPLGDEQREVLGELLNTLVDGTAATPQHRDAPC, from the coding sequence ATGACCACCCCCGACCCCGACGGCCTGCTGGCCGAGCAGTTGCTTCGGCTGACCCGCCGGGTGCACCGCATCCAGAAGCGCCATCTGGTGCGGCGCGAACTGGGCATCACCCCTGCCCAGTCCCGGTTGCTGCGCACCCTCGCCCACTACGCCTCGCCGCCCCGCATGGCCGACCTGGCGGAGCGTCTGGAGGTGGTACCGCGTGCCGTGACGACCCTGGTCGACGGGCTGGAGACGAGCGGCAAGGTGCGACGGGTGCCCGATCCGGCCAATCGGCGGGTGATCCGGATCGAGCTCACCGACGACGGACACGCGGCTCTGCGGGAGCTGCACGCCGCACGCAGGGCCGCCGCGGAGGAGATCCTGGCTCCACTGGGGGACGAACAGCGCGAGGTTCTCGGCGAACTGCTGAACACGCTGGTCGACGGGACGGCCGCCACCCCGCAGCACCGCGACGCGCCCTGCTGA